A segment of the Myxococcus guangdongensis genome:
GTCACCCGTGCAGGCGCTGAACTTCACGGACTGCGTGGAGGTGGTCACGGGGAACTCCCACACCCTCGCGCGCCAGAGCGACGGCACGGTGTGGTCGTGGGGCTACAATGCCAGCGGGCAGCTCGGCGATGGCTTCACCACCAGCCAGAGCGCTCCCGCGCAGGTCCCGGACATCATCGATGCGACGGCCCTGGGTGCGGGCGACTACCACTCCATTGCGTTCCGCGCCAACGACATCCTGTGGGGCTGGGGCTCCAACTCCTCCGGGCAACTCGGGACGGGAACCGAGGAGATCCGGATGGTCCCCTACGCCCTCTGAGGCCCCGAGGCCCGCCCCCCTCCCGAGGCCCGGAGGGGAGGCGGGCACGTGCGCCAGAGAGTCCTTTGGGGTGCCATCCTGGCGTCGGCAAAGCGGGCCTGCCTCCCGGAGATCCACGCCGTGTTGCGCCAGAAGTGCGTCGGCATTTCGGAGCGCACCTGCACCAACAGCGAGGAGCCCGGAGTGTTGATGGGAGCAGGCGCTGGCCTGCCCCGGAGCCCCCCACGACACAGCGTCTTCGCAGGTTTCAGACCTGCCCGGCGCCACCGTCCACGAAGAGCTCCGCGCCGTTGACGAAGCTGCTGTCATCCGAGGCGAGGAACACCGCCGTCTTCGCCACCTCGTCCGGCTGGCCCATGCGACCCAGCGGGATGAGGCTGGTGAGGTATTCCTTGAACTGCTTCGCGCCCTGCGTGTCGGGCACCAGCCCGTTGAGTCCCGGCGTGTCGATGGGGCCCGGGCTGAGCGTGTTCACCCGGATGCGGCGCCCCTTCAAATCCAACGCCCAGGTGCGCGCGAAGGAGCGGATGGCCGCCTTGGTCGCCGAGTAGACGCTGAAGGCCTCCGAGCCGGCAGAGCCCGCGGTGGAGCCCGTGAGGATGACGGCGCCGCCGTCCTTCAAGAGCGGCAGCGCCTTCTGCACCGTGAACAGCATGCCCTTCACATTGATGTCGAACGTCTTGTCGAAGTGCTCCTCCGTGATGGAGCCCAGCGCGGCGAACTCGCCCACGCCCGCGTTGGCGAACACCACGTCCAGGTGCCCCGCCTCCTGCTTCACCCGCGCGTAGAGCGCGTCCAGGTCCGTCAGCACGGACACGTCCCCCCGCACGCCCACCGCCCCGTGCCCGATCTCCTTCTCGGCCCGGTCCACCTCCGCCTGCCGGCGGCCGGTGAAGAACACCTTCGCCCCTTCCTGCGCGAAGCGCTTCGCGGACGCGAAGCCGATGCCCGTGGTCCCACCCGTGACGACAATGACCTTCCCGTCGAGCCTGCCCATGGTCCTGCTCCTTCCCTCTCGCCACCGAGGGGTTATGGACTTCATGGTCCATATCTAAGAATGGTGGACCGGACGGTCAATAACTTTTAATTTCAGGGCATGGCCCGGCCTCGGACATTCGATGAAGCGCAGGTGCTGCGCGCGGTACGCGACCAGTTCTGGAGCAAGGGGTACGCGGCGACCTCCATGGACGACCTGATGAAGGCCACGGGGCTGGGAAAGGGCAGCCTCTATGGGGCCTTCGGCGACAAGCAGCAGCTCTTCCAGAAGGTGTTCGACGCGTACTGCGTGAGCTCGGTGGCGGCGGTGGAGAAGACGTTGGCGGGCCCTGACGCGGGCGCGCTGGAGCGGCTGCGGCAGTTCCTGCTGGGCGTGGCCACGGCGTCGGCGGCGGAGGTGAACCGGCGTGGGTGCCTGTTGTCGCGGGGCACCGCGGAGCTGGCGGCGCAGGACGCGCAGGTGGCGGACCGGGCGCTGGAGACCTTCCGGGGGCTCGAGGCCGCGTTCGTGCGCTGCCTCACGCAGGCCCAGGCGCATGGGGACCTCCCGGCCCAGGCGGACCCCAGGCGGCTGGGGGCCCTGCTGCTCGCCCTCTTCCGGGGAATGGAGGCCGTGGGCAAGGCGGGCATGGAGGAGGCCAGCCTGCGCGGCATGGTGGAGACGGCGTTCGAGGGGCTGCCCATCGCGTCGAAGCGCCGCCGCTGAACGCTCGGGGGGATGCCGGAGCGACTCGCGCGACGGCAGGGCGGGCCCGGGCGTGGCGTGGACACGTTCGCGCTCACGGAGCGCGCCGCGCGGCGTGCGAGCCATCGCACGCGCTCAGCCCACCCGGCGCAATCGGGTCATCGGAGGCACCAGCTCCCGCGCGCGGGCTCACGGGCAGGGACACGCGGAAGGTGCTGCCCCGGCATGGCTCACGCTCCACGGAGGTGCCGCCGCTGGAGCCGGTGACGATGCCGTGGCGGATGGACAACCCCAGGCCCGTGCCCCCCCGACGGGCTTGGTGGTGAGGAACGGCGCGAAGATGCGTGCGCTGCTGGGGACGACACCCTCGGAGGCGACACGGGCCACGGTGCTCGCGGCGCGGTCCCGACGCACCGACGCCACCAGCGATGACGGAGAACCGCGCCCAGTGGACGTGCAGCTCGCCACGGGATGGCTTCTTGGCTCGCCGGAGTTTCAGCGACAATAGATTGTTCTTGTCGCGGGTCGGATGTCTGGCGCTGGCTTGCGAGGCTTGCCTGTATTGCCGTAATTTTTCGGCATGGGCCTGGGTGGCATTGATTGCCGGGCCCAAACCGAGCCAGGAGCATCCTTGTGAAGACGTTTCATCCGAGACGGGCCGCCGCCGGAAGTCCATCCTCCGAGCCACCTGCGGGGTGTCTGGATTCACGCGCGCCCTTGCGTGTCGCAGTGATGTCCATCGTGGTGGGGCTGATGGGCTGTCAGGTCGAAGGGCGCGACGAGGAGGTCGCGGACCTGGAAGCGGGAGCCTTCA
Coding sequences within it:
- a CDS encoding SDR family NAD(P)-dependent oxidoreductase, translated to MGRLDGKVIVVTGGTTGIGFASAKRFAQEGAKVFFTGRRQAEVDRAEKEIGHGAVGVRGDVSVLTDLDALYARVKQEAGHLDVVFANAGVGEFAALGSITEEHFDKTFDINVKGMLFTVQKALPLLKDGGAVILTGSTAGSAGSEAFSVYSATKAAIRSFARTWALDLKGRRIRVNTLSPGPIDTPGLNGLVPDTQGAKQFKEYLTSLIPLGRMGQPDEVAKTAVFLASDDSSFVNGAELFVDGGAGQV
- a CDS encoding TetR/AcrR family transcriptional regulator: MARPRTFDEAQVLRAVRDQFWSKGYAATSMDDLMKATGLGKGSLYGAFGDKQQLFQKVFDAYCVSSVAAVEKTLAGPDAGALERLRQFLLGVATASAAEVNRRGCLLSRGTAELAAQDAQVADRALETFRGLEAAFVRCLTQAQAHGDLPAQADPRRLGALLLALFRGMEAVGKAGMEEASLRGMVETAFEGLPIASKRRR
- a CDS encoding ATP-binding protein; translation: MDFRRRPVSDETSSQGCSWLGLGPAINATQAHAEKLRQYRQASQASARHPTRDKNNLLSLKLRRAKKPSRGELHVHWARFSVIAGGVGASGPRREHRGPCRLRGCRPQQRTHLRAVPHHQARRGGTGLGLSIRHGIVTGSSGGTSVEREPCRGSTFRVSLPVSPRAGAGASDDPIAPGGLSACDGSHAARRAP